A section of the Bacillus sp. HSf4 genome encodes:
- a CDS encoding spore coat protein translates to MNQQQNQQKIGNQETPVPNTSAMNDRDFVNELLTTEKYMTASYSTALNELSHESLYQAIQPLFNEAQNSQRRLYQLMFQNGWYKVEPEEQQKIAQSYQQFQSTLQNQSPYQQNR, encoded by the coding sequence ATGAATCAGCAGCAAAACCAGCAGAAAATCGGCAATCAGGAAACACCAGTGCCTAATACGAGCGCGATGAATGACAGGGATTTCGTCAATGAGCTGTTAACAACTGAAAAGTATATGACGGCCTCATATTCCACAGCGCTGAACGAATTGAGCCATGAGTCGCTGTACCAGGCGATTCAGCCGCTGTTCAACGAAGCGCAAAACAGCCAAAGAAGGCTGTATCAGCTCATGTTTCAAAACGGCTGGTACAAAGTGGAGCCCGAAGAGCAACAGAAAATCGCGCAGTCGTATCAGCAGTTTCAATCCACACTTCAAAACCAGTCGCCTTACCAGCAAAACCGATAA
- a CDS encoding YusU family protein, which yields MEKLEQQLDGLVEKYTELLLGETNEELKEQVKMWIIYTHIAKSMPPLAKHWNAAYPDAKRDIKEVIQSIKKMNEAHRAEK from the coding sequence GTGGAAAAACTCGAGCAGCAGCTGGACGGACTCGTTGAAAAGTATACGGAGCTGCTTTTGGGGGAAACGAATGAAGAGCTGAAAGAACAGGTGAAGATGTGGATCATCTATACCCATATCGCCAAAAGCATGCCGCCGCTCGCCAAGCATTGGAATGCAGCATATCCAGACGCAAAGCGCGACATCAAAGAAGTCATCCAAAGCATCAAAAAAATGAATGAAGCCCACCGCGCCGAAAAATAA
- a CDS encoding IucA/IucC family C-terminal-domain containing protein — protein MLNLNKEELESLLRFRLGTKQTGSSLSVKGSQLLDEDFLGSYVQDIKDRLNAPNPKVAASMIIKRCGMLAALHFYLFTVYGKRLPTEASSVSWEIDPDDEGWLPSFYFAEGAEPAGENRRNALQTLTEDIFRNHIGRLIASCRKACSISKHILWENIAIYLYWMYETLQTETADSNVKERAASDFHFLLYEAHPDLFEEGAAENPLNRFYPGRDVKDRTRATCCLYYTTDKSGRKCSTCPTNKRKERVS, from the coding sequence ATGCTTAATCTGAACAAAGAGGAGCTTGAGTCATTGCTTCGTTTTCGCTTGGGAACGAAGCAGACCGGCTCCTCATTGTCTGTCAAAGGCAGCCAGCTATTAGATGAGGATTTTTTAGGGAGCTATGTGCAAGATATAAAAGACCGGCTCAACGCTCCGAATCCAAAAGTCGCCGCTTCCATGATCATCAAGCGCTGCGGTATGCTGGCGGCCCTCCATTTCTACCTGTTTACCGTTTACGGAAAGCGCTTGCCAACCGAGGCTTCCTCCGTATCATGGGAAATTGATCCCGATGATGAAGGATGGTTGCCTTCGTTTTATTTTGCCGAGGGAGCAGAGCCTGCGGGGGAAAACCGCAGAAATGCGCTTCAAACACTAACGGAAGACATCTTCAGGAATCATATCGGCCGATTGATCGCTTCCTGCCGCAAAGCATGCTCGATTTCAAAGCATATCCTCTGGGAAAACATTGCGATTTACCTGTATTGGATGTATGAAACGCTTCAGACTGAGACCGCGGATTCAAACGTGAAGGAACGGGCCGCCTCGGATTTTCATTTTCTTTTATATGAAGCACATCCCGACCTTTTTGAAGAGGGCGCTGCAGAAAACCCGCTGAACAGGTTTTACCCCGGCCGCGATGTGAAAGATCGGACACGGGCTACCTGCTGCTTATATTACACGACGGACAAAAGCGGCCGCAAATGCAGCACATGCCCGACAAATAAGCGGAAAGAAAGGGTGTCATGA
- a CDS encoding ABC transporter ATP-binding protein, which yields MSAISTETLSLGYGETIIIDELNLTIPKGEITVFIGSNGCGKSTLLRSLARLMKPKGGSVLLEGSSIAKLPTKEVAKELAILPQGPTAPEGLTVLQLVKQGRYPYQNWLKQWSAEDEEAVNKALKATRMEELAERTVDSLSGGQRQRAWIAMTLAQETDIILLDEPTTYLDMTHQIEILDLLFELNEHEKRTIVMVLHDLNLACRYAHHLVAIKDKQIYAEGRPESIINCRLVQDVFEMDCEVTKDPLFGTPHCIPYGRGRCIVQQVAESHA from the coding sequence ATGAGTGCCATTTCAACAGAAACGTTAAGCTTAGGTTATGGAGAAACAATCATTATTGATGAGTTAAACTTAACGATCCCAAAAGGTGAAATCACCGTGTTTATCGGCAGCAATGGCTGCGGTAAATCGACTCTCCTTCGGTCTCTCGCACGTTTGATGAAGCCAAAGGGCGGTTCAGTGCTTCTTGAAGGCAGCTCCATCGCCAAGCTGCCGACGAAAGAAGTTGCGAAGGAGCTTGCCATTCTGCCCCAAGGTCCGACTGCACCCGAAGGCTTGACGGTTCTCCAGCTCGTCAAGCAGGGGCGGTATCCATATCAAAACTGGCTCAAGCAATGGTCGGCTGAAGATGAAGAAGCCGTAAACAAGGCTTTGAAGGCGACAAGGATGGAAGAGCTTGCCGAGCGCACGGTCGATTCATTGTCCGGCGGCCAGCGCCAGCGCGCCTGGATTGCGATGACGCTTGCACAGGAAACGGATATCATTTTATTGGATGAACCGACAACATACTTGGATATGACCCATCAAATCGAAATTCTGGATCTCCTGTTTGAATTGAATGAACACGAAAAACGCACGATTGTCATGGTGCTTCATGATTTAAATCTCGCTTGCCGCTATGCCCATCACCTGGTGGCCATTAAAGATAAGCAGATTTACGCGGAAGGCCGGCCGGAATCGATTATCAACTGCCGGCTTGTTCAGGACGTTTTTGAGATGGATTGCGAAGTGACGAAAGATCCGCTTTTCGGAACGCCGCACTGCATTCCATACGGCAGAGGAAGATGTATCGTACAGCAGGTGGCTGAGTCCCATGCTTAA
- a CDS encoding iron ABC transporter permease yields MKNYRKLRIGKGSISFLIGRKALFSFIILALLTACAIVFSAGIGERFISPGTVAKTFFGMGDPADELIIMSFRMPRILVALFAGICLAAAGSILQGLIRNPLASPDIIGVTGGASVAVVLFLMLFSDKSNALIVSISWLPVAAFVGAALAGMIVYFLSYKNGASTFRLVLIGIGFSMLAKSLTTLFMIKGPIYRTSQANVWITGSVYGSNWQDVNILIPVALILLLICVITARNINIQTLGEELATGVGSSVQRNRFLLLLLSTAFAGIAVAFSGTVGFVGLMAPHIARRLVGSSFGALLPVAALIGGLLVLIADIIGRTLFAPVEVPAGVFTAAIGAPYFIYLLYKSRNQ; encoded by the coding sequence ATGAAAAATTATCGCAAACTGAGGATTGGAAAAGGAAGCATTTCATTTTTAATCGGACGAAAGGCGCTTTTTTCATTCATCATCTTGGCGCTGCTGACAGCTTGTGCAATCGTCTTTAGCGCCGGTATCGGCGAGCGTTTTATTTCTCCGGGGACAGTCGCGAAAACATTTTTCGGAATGGGAGATCCGGCGGATGAGCTGATCATCATGTCCTTCAGAATGCCGCGGATTTTGGTGGCTTTGTTTGCGGGAATCTGTCTGGCGGCAGCCGGCTCGATCCTGCAAGGGCTCATCCGCAACCCGCTTGCTTCCCCCGACATCATCGGTGTGACGGGCGGGGCATCTGTCGCTGTTGTCTTGTTTTTAATGCTGTTTTCAGATAAAAGCAATGCGCTGATCGTCAGCATCAGCTGGCTCCCTGTCGCCGCATTTGTCGGCGCGGCGCTTGCCGGAATGATCGTCTATTTTCTGTCCTATAAAAACGGCGCCTCAACCTTTCGGCTCGTGCTGATCGGGATTGGTTTTTCAATGCTTGCCAAGTCCTTGACGACATTGTTTATGATCAAAGGGCCGATATACAGAACATCTCAGGCAAACGTTTGGATTACCGGATCAGTATATGGTTCCAACTGGCAGGATGTGAATATTTTAATCCCGGTTGCGCTCATCCTCCTGCTGATTTGTGTCATCACCGCCAGAAACATCAATATTCAGACGCTTGGGGAGGAGCTTGCGACAGGCGTGGGAAGCTCTGTTCAGCGGAATCGCTTTTTGCTCCTGCTTTTGAGCACGGCTTTTGCCGGAATCGCCGTCGCGTTTTCAGGAACGGTCGGGTTTGTCGGGCTGATGGCTCCGCATATCGCAAGGAGGCTTGTCGGTTCGTCGTTCGGCGCGCTGTTGCCGGTGGCTGCGCTGATTGGAGGATTGCTCGTGCTGATCGCCGATATCATCGGGAGAACGCTTTTTGCACCAGTTGAAGTGCCTGCGGGCGTTTTCACCGCTGCCATCGGCGCCCCGTACTTTATCTACTTGCTGTATAAAAGCAGAAACCAATAA
- a CDS encoding iron ABC transporter permease: MLLRTNKYRTIVLLSFILLLIAALCASVVYGYTNTSWSMAYKAFTDFSGSNEHLVLRNVRLPRALIAATVGASLGVAGALMQAMTKNPLAEPGIFGVNAGAGFFVVCSLFFFHVGSLQVIAWISFLGAAVTALIVYFVGSLGREGLTPVKLTLAGAAMSAMFSSLTQGLLSVNEAALEQALFWLAGSVQGRDLSLLTTVLPYIVPAFIISFLLGSKINVLTMGEDVAKSLGQKTWLIKALMALAIILLAGGSVAVAGPIVFVGLVIPHFAKYIVGNDHRWILPYCAVLGAILLVVADIGARYLIMPEEVPVGVMTAIIGTPLFVYVARRGFQK, translated from the coding sequence ATGCTCTTAAGAACGAATAAATATAGAACAATCGTACTACTGTCCTTTATTTTGCTTCTGATTGCCGCACTTTGCGCAAGTGTCGTATACGGCTATACGAATACGTCGTGGTCGATGGCCTATAAGGCGTTCACCGATTTCAGCGGATCCAATGAACATCTTGTGCTTAGAAACGTGCGTTTACCGCGCGCGCTGATTGCCGCAACTGTGGGGGCTTCCCTCGGGGTTGCCGGGGCATTGATGCAAGCGATGACTAAAAATCCCCTGGCTGAGCCCGGTATATTCGGTGTCAACGCAGGAGCCGGCTTTTTTGTTGTCTGCTCTCTGTTTTTCTTTCATGTCGGCTCGCTTCAGGTGATCGCCTGGATCTCATTTTTGGGCGCTGCCGTTACCGCTTTAATCGTCTATTTTGTCGGTTCCCTTGGCAGGGAAGGCTTGACTCCGGTGAAGCTGACGCTTGCGGGGGCGGCGATGTCAGCAATGTTTTCATCGCTGACTCAAGGGCTGCTTTCAGTTAATGAGGCGGCGCTCGAACAGGCGCTGTTTTGGCTCGCCGGCTCTGTCCAGGGACGCGACCTGAGCCTTTTGACGACCGTCCTCCCGTATATCGTTCCGGCATTCATCATCAGCTTTCTGCTTGGATCAAAAATCAATGTCTTAACGATGGGGGAAGATGTGGCCAAAAGCCTCGGCCAGAAAACATGGCTGATCAAAGCGCTGATGGCGTTGGCGATTATCCTGCTGGCCGGCGGTTCCGTCGCTGTTGCCGGGCCGATCGTCTTCGTCGGGCTTGTCATACCGCATTTTGCGAAATATATCGTCGGCAACGATCACCGCTGGATCCTTCCGTATTGTGCCGTGCTGGGCGCAATATTGCTTGTCGTCGCTGATATCGGCGCCAGATACCTGATTATGCCTGAAGAGGTGCCGGTCGGCGTCATGACGGCCATCATCGGAACACCCCTCTTTGTGTATGTTGCGAGAAGGGGGTTCCAAAAATGA
- a CDS encoding iron-siderophore ABC transporter substrate-binding protein has protein sequence MKKWTMLGFIAMLAISLLAACSAGNEDSSNGADNKKTITVKHAMGTEDQVPANPKRVVVLTNEGTEALLKLGIKPVGAVKSWTGDPWYHHIKDDMKGVKVVGLEGEPNIEAIAELKPDLIIGNKMRQEKIYDKLEKIAPTVFSETLRGEWKDNFSLYAKAVNREEKGKEILEDFDKKVSELSDKLGDQKKKRVSVVRFMAGQSRIYYKDSFPGIILQQIGFKFPEKQEKLFAKQDDKFAFMTENKESIPEMDGDVLFYFTYKPAESKKDAETWQNDWTSDPLWKKLKAVKSGNAHEVDDAIWTTAGGVKAAYLFLDDIEKYFLKS, from the coding sequence ATGAAAAAATGGACAATGCTTGGTTTCATCGCTATGTTAGCGATTTCACTTCTTGCGGCCTGCAGCGCCGGTAATGAAGACTCTTCAAACGGTGCAGACAATAAAAAGACGATAACCGTTAAACACGCTATGGGTACAGAGGATCAGGTCCCGGCCAATCCAAAAAGGGTTGTCGTACTGACAAATGAAGGAACAGAAGCGCTGCTGAAATTGGGAATTAAGCCTGTGGGTGCAGTCAAATCCTGGACAGGCGACCCTTGGTATCATCATATTAAAGACGACATGAAAGGCGTCAAAGTGGTCGGCCTTGAAGGCGAGCCGAATATTGAGGCGATTGCCGAATTGAAGCCTGATTTAATCATCGGCAATAAAATGAGGCAAGAAAAAATCTACGACAAGCTGGAGAAAATCGCTCCGACCGTTTTCTCTGAAACGCTCCGCGGCGAATGGAAGGACAACTTTTCCCTCTATGCAAAAGCGGTAAACAGAGAAGAAAAGGGCAAAGAAATTTTAGAAGATTTCGATAAAAAGGTCAGCGAATTAAGCGATAAACTCGGTGATCAAAAGAAGAAACGAGTCTCAGTTGTCAGATTTATGGCCGGCCAATCAAGAATTTATTATAAAGATTCATTCCCGGGGATCATTTTGCAGCAAATCGGCTTCAAGTTCCCTGAAAAACAGGAAAAGCTGTTTGCAAAACAAGACGACAAGTTTGCTTTTATGACGGAAAACAAGGAATCGATTCCTGAGATGGACGGAGATGTTCTGTTCTATTTCACATATAAACCTGCGGAAAGCAAAAAAGATGCAGAAACATGGCAAAACGATTGGACAAGCGATCCGCTTTGGAAAAAGCTAAAAGCAGTGAAATCCGGAAACGCGCATGAAGTCGATGATGCCATCTGGACGACGGCAGGCGGTGTAAAAGCGGCTTACCTGTTTCTTGATGATATCGAAAAATACTTTTTGAAATCTTAA
- a CDS encoding YusW family protein: protein MNVFRIACFLVSVVLLNGCQSVAEQQAEGEETIGKDAPVADVNSIPFDRFVLKVSYGDGKHNTFEASYAKQEREEAEIIDRLNDLDREGEEALNEMKMVLSELSIAKSDSQSDVIRYVLEAFNLDEGYDRFQLQVKWPDGTAKRYTGKS from the coding sequence ATGAACGTTTTTCGGATCGCCTGTTTTCTTGTGTCCGTCGTCTTGTTAAACGGGTGTCAGTCCGTTGCCGAACAGCAGGCGGAAGGCGAGGAAACAATCGGAAAGGACGCCCCTGTTGCGGATGTAAACAGCATTCCCTTTGACCGGTTTGTGTTAAAGGTGAGCTACGGTGACGGCAAACATAATACATTTGAAGCAAGCTACGCAAAACAAGAGCGGGAAGAAGCTGAAATCATCGACAGGCTGAACGATCTGGATCGCGAGGGAGAAGAAGCGCTGAACGAAATGAAGATGGTGTTGAGCGAGCTATCAATCGCCAAATCCGATTCGCAGTCAGACGTCATCCGCTATGTGCTGGAAGCCTTTAATCTGGATGAAGGATATGACCGGTTTCAGCTGCAGGTTAAATGGCCTGACGGAACGGCAAAACGGTATACCGGAAAATCATAA
- a CDS encoding M3 family oligoendopeptidase has product MAYHHLKDTWDLDVFFKGGSDSKAFQAYLKEISSLLSTFKEKAEALYVSKTELGALKEALALFEETDVKIREAQAYIGCLQAQDTTDLKANALNFEITQMAAEFQKVLTVLDSKLADVSNEDWKTILKDEELSAIAYILNERRTRVTEKLGTEQESLIQGLSVDGYHAWGDLYNSIINQIQIPYEEDGETKILSVGQAQNLTSKPDRKIRSSVFENLDHGWKQHADLLSSTLNHLAGFRLNVYKARDWDSVLKEPLDVNRMKQETLDVMWEVIIDHKQPFADYLLRKASLFGLDRLSWYDVDAPIGSAAKEYSYHEAAGFITSQFDKFGKKLSAFTEKAFKDRWIEAEDRGGKRPGGFCANFPDSGQSRIFMTFAGSPSNVSTLAHELGHAFHQETILGERPLNRAYAMNVAETASTFAEMIVADAALKEADSDEEKLVLLEDKVQRSVAFFMNIHARFLFETRFYEERKKGVVSVDKLNELMEEAQKEAFCGALGEYHPYFWASKLHFYITSVPFYNFPYTFGYLFSLGIYAQALKEGRAFEEKYIALLKDTASMTVEDLAMKHLGADLTQRGFWEDAIQLAVRDAEAFLALT; this is encoded by the coding sequence GTGGCATATCATCATCTCAAGGACACATGGGATCTCGATGTTTTCTTTAAAGGCGGGAGCGATTCTAAAGCCTTTCAGGCATATTTAAAAGAAATCAGCTCACTGCTCTCCACTTTTAAAGAAAAGGCGGAAGCCCTGTATGTATCAAAAACGGAGCTCGGCGCCCTCAAAGAGGCGCTGGCGCTCTTTGAAGAAACCGATGTGAAAATCAGGGAGGCGCAGGCGTATATCGGCTGTCTGCAAGCACAGGACACGACCGATTTAAAGGCGAACGCCCTCAATTTTGAAATCACACAGATGGCTGCAGAGTTTCAAAAGGTGTTGACCGTTTTAGACAGCAAGCTTGCTGACGTTTCAAACGAAGACTGGAAAACGATTCTGAAGGATGAAGAGCTTTCGGCTATCGCCTATATTTTGAATGAAAGGCGAACACGGGTAACCGAAAAGCTCGGCACCGAACAGGAGTCATTGATTCAAGGGCTGTCTGTCGACGGATACCATGCCTGGGGGGATCTGTACAACAGCATCATCAATCAAATTCAAATTCCGTATGAAGAAGATGGGGAAACGAAAATTCTGTCTGTCGGACAAGCGCAAAATCTGACGTCCAAACCTGACCGGAAGATCCGCAGCTCCGTATTTGAAAACCTTGATCATGGCTGGAAGCAGCACGCCGATTTATTAAGCAGCACCCTGAATCACCTGGCGGGCTTCAGACTGAACGTATATAAGGCAAGGGACTGGGACAGTGTCCTGAAGGAGCCGCTTGACGTCAACCGGATGAAGCAGGAAACCCTTGATGTGATGTGGGAGGTCATTATCGATCATAAACAGCCGTTTGCCGACTACCTTTTGCGGAAAGCGTCTCTTTTTGGTTTGGATCGGTTGAGCTGGTATGATGTCGATGCTCCAATCGGCTCTGCCGCAAAGGAATATTCGTATCATGAAGCGGCCGGTTTTATCACCAGCCAGTTTGACAAGTTTGGCAAAAAGCTGTCCGCATTTACGGAAAAGGCGTTCAAGGACAGATGGATTGAAGCGGAAGACAGGGGAGGCAAACGTCCAGGCGGCTTTTGCGCCAACTTCCCGGACAGCGGTCAATCGAGGATATTTATGACATTCGCCGGCAGTCCGTCGAATGTATCGACACTTGCGCACGAGCTCGGCCATGCTTTTCACCAGGAAACCATCCTTGGCGAAAGGCCGCTGAACAGGGCGTATGCGATGAATGTGGCGGAAACGGCTTCAACATTCGCGGAAATGATCGTGGCCGATGCCGCTTTGAAAGAAGCTGATTCAGATGAGGAAAAGCTCGTTCTTCTGGAAGACAAAGTACAGCGGAGCGTCGCTTTCTTTATGAACATCCATGCGAGATTTTTATTTGAAACCCGCTTTTATGAGGAACGCAAAAAGGGGGTCGTCTCTGTCGACAAGCTGAATGAGCTGATGGAAGAAGCGCAAAAAGAAGCGTTTTGCGGGGCGCTTGGGGAATACCATCCTTATTTCTGGGCTTCCAAGCTCCATTTTTACATTACATCTGTGCCGTTTTACAATTTTCCTTACACGTTCGGCTACTTGTTTTCGCTCGGTATTTATGCACAGGCTTTGAAAGAAGGGCGCGCGTTTGAGGAAAAATATATCGCGCTTTTAAAAGATACAGCCTCCATGACGGTTGAAGATCTGGCGATGAAGCATCTCGGCGCTGATTTGACACAGCGGGGCTTTTGGGAAGACGCCATTCAGCTGGCTGTCCGGGATGCGGAAGCATTTTTAGCGCTGACTTAA
- a CDS encoding oxidoreductase — protein MKDKTAIVTGASSGFGLLTALKLAETHFVIATARQPEKAAALQKRIAELGAEASITVTALDVTKEHSISSFSEKLKGYGAVDLLVNNAGTAYGGFAEELPLEQYRKQYETNVFGLIAVTQAVLPYMKKNGGAKIINISSISGRIAFPAFSPYASSKHAVEGFSESLRLELRPFGIDVAVIEPGSYKTAIWDTSLAGQVTVPDAGSPYAGYFAQISDFIAKNRRQYGNPEEVARLISRLAQKKRLKKLRYPIGKGVGLLIFCHALLPWRIWEWAVGKNLFKSGYLK, from the coding sequence TTGAAAGACAAAACCGCAATCGTAACGGGAGCCAGCAGCGGCTTTGGTTTATTGACCGCATTAAAGCTTGCCGAAACCCATTTTGTGATCGCAACGGCGAGGCAGCCGGAAAAAGCGGCAGCATTGCAAAAACGCATCGCCGAGCTTGGCGCTGAAGCTTCGATTACCGTCACAGCGCTTGACGTCACAAAAGAGCATTCCATTTCATCATTCTCTGAAAAACTTAAAGGTTACGGAGCCGTTGACCTTCTCGTCAATAATGCGGGGACAGCTTACGGGGGCTTTGCCGAAGAGCTGCCTCTAGAGCAGTACAGAAAACAGTATGAAACGAATGTGTTCGGATTAATCGCCGTCACTCAAGCCGTTCTTCCTTATATGAAGAAAAACGGCGGCGCCAAGATCATCAATATCAGCAGCATCAGCGGACGAATCGCTTTTCCCGCTTTTTCGCCTTACGCCTCTTCAAAACATGCCGTCGAAGGATTCTCAGAAAGCCTTCGCCTCGAGCTGCGCCCATTCGGAATCGATGTGGCCGTCATCGAGCCGGGCTCCTATAAGACGGCGATCTGGGACACTTCTTTAGCCGGACAGGTAACTGTCCCTGATGCGGGTTCTCCATACGCCGGATACTTTGCCCAAATCTCGGACTTCATTGCAAAAAACCGCAGGCAATACGGAAATCCCGAAGAAGTGGCCCGATTGATCAGCCGTCTCGCGCAAAAAAAGCGGCTTAAAAAGCTGCGCTATCCGATCGGCAAAGGCGTAGGCCTGCTGATTTTCTGCCACGCATTGCTGCCATGGCGGATATGGGAGTGGGCGGTCGGCAAAAATCTGTTTAAATCAGGTTATTTAAAATAA
- a CDS encoding DNA starvation/stationary phase protection protein gives MITQQLKQQNPVLENSMNTNLSNWFILYTKLHRFHWYVKGPHFFTLHEKFEELYNHAAETADVIAERLLAIGGRPLSTMKEYLDHGTISDSGSEETASDMVSSLISDYRQIRTEIQHTIELAEDKSDHSTADLYIALTEEIDKQIWMLSSFLGE, from the coding sequence ATGATCACACAACAACTAAAACAACAAAATCCTGTACTTGAAAACTCAATGAATACAAATTTGTCAAACTGGTTCATCCTCTACACGAAGCTTCACCGCTTCCATTGGTATGTAAAAGGACCGCACTTCTTTACCTTGCATGAAAAATTTGAAGAGCTCTACAATCACGCCGCTGAAACAGCCGATGTCATCGCGGAAAGGCTGCTTGCCATCGGCGGGCGTCCGCTTTCAACCATGAAAGAATATCTTGATCACGGCACCATCTCTGATTCCGGTTCAGAAGAAACAGCATCTGATATGGTATCATCACTGATCAGCGACTACCGGCAAATCCGGACGGAAATTCAGCATACCATTGAACTTGCCGAAGATAAATCAGACCATTCTACCGCTGACCTTTATATCGCCTTAACAGAGGAAATTGATAAGCAAATTTGGATGCTTTCTTCATTTTTGGGCGAGTAA
- a CDS encoding trypsin-like peptidase domain-containing protein codes for MDFRRDDEQKNEHEQPQQEEAKIPQTAGSEEQGRSLPANEPELILQKDADEEPDPAHEETAAALEQGREARTAKEKRRKASWLSPILGGIIGGGLVLGISPYLPADHQDDAAGGKQTVPKQSQNFTTKPVTDANNVADMVEDLEPTIVGVSNIQASFGFSEDDVEESGTGSGVIFKKDGDKAYIITNNHVVEGATKVTISLYNGKTTDAKIIGSDALTDLAVLQISSKNVEKVASFGDSSKLRAGEKVIAIGNPLGLQFSRTVTEGIISGVNRTIEVSTSEGNWDMNVLQTDAAINPGNSGGPLINSSGQVIGINSLKISQTGVESLGFAIPSNDVQPIVDELLQKGKVERPFLGVQMIDMQQVPEQYQTNTLGLFGDQLNTGVYIDKVSPNSPADKAGMKAGDVVIKMNGTKVETTSDLRKILYTETKAGETATFEVLRKGKEKTLKAKLTKSKS; via the coding sequence ATGGACTTTAGACGCGATGACGAGCAAAAAAATGAACATGAACAGCCTCAGCAAGAAGAGGCAAAGATACCGCAAACAGCGGGTTCTGAGGAACAAGGCAGAAGCCTGCCGGCAAACGAACCCGAATTGATTTTACAAAAGGATGCGGATGAAGAGCCGGATCCTGCTCATGAGGAAACAGCCGCAGCCCTTGAACAGGGCAGGGAAGCGAGAACAGCAAAAGAAAAGCGGCGCAAGGCATCATGGCTCAGTCCGATTTTGGGAGGCATCATCGGCGGCGGACTGGTATTGGGGATTTCACCGTATCTGCCGGCCGATCATCAAGATGATGCAGCAGGCGGCAAACAGACGGTGCCGAAACAATCGCAGAACTTTACGACAAAGCCTGTGACAGACGCCAACAATGTTGCCGATATGGTGGAAGACTTGGAGCCGACGATTGTCGGAGTCTCCAATATTCAAGCCAGCTTCGGCTTTTCCGAGGATGATGTTGAAGAAAGCGGGACAGGGTCCGGCGTCATCTTTAAAAAAGACGGCGATAAAGCCTATATCATTACAAACAACCATGTTGTTGAAGGAGCAACAAAGGTTACGATTTCTTTATACAACGGGAAAACGACCGATGCCAAGATCATCGGCAGTGATGCGCTGACCGATTTGGCAGTTTTGCAGATCAGCAGCAAAAACGTTGAAAAGGTTGCAAGTTTCGGAGATTCTTCAAAACTGCGGGCAGGCGAGAAAGTGATCGCGATCGGAAACCCTCTCGGCCTTCAATTTTCACGAACGGTCACAGAGGGGATCATCAGCGGTGTCAACCGGACGATCGAAGTCTCCACATCTGAGGGCAATTGGGATATGAACGTCCTTCAGACGGATGCGGCGATCAACCCGGGCAACAGCGGCGGGCCGCTGATCAACTCCAGCGGCCAGGTCATCGGCATCAACAGCCTGAAGATCAGTCAGACCGGCGTCGAATCGCTTGGCTTTGCCATCCCGAGCAATGATGTACAGCCGATTGTCGATGAGCTGTTGCAAAAAGGAAAAGTGGAACGGCCGTTCCTGGGCGTTCAAATGATCGATATGCAGCAGGTTCCTGAACAATATCAGACGAATACGCTGGGTCTCTTTGGAGATCAGCTCAATACCGGTGTGTATATTGATAAAGTGTCGCCGAATTCGCCTGCAGACAAAGCCGGAATGAAGGCGGGCGATGTCGTCATCAAAATGAACGGAACAAAAGTTGAAACGACTTCCGATCTCAGAAAAATTCTTTATACGGAAACAAAAGCGGGAGAGACCGCCACATTTGAAGTGCTGAGAAAAGGCAAGGAAAAAACGCTGAAAGCGAAGCTTACGAAAAGTAAATCATAA